CGGTCGCGGCGGTCGAAGCGGACCAGCCTTCCTGCGCGATGATAACGATATCGCCCTCGCCTGCATTCACCGAATCCAGCGCAATGCAGGTGTAGTCCATATCCTCGCCTTCGGGCGTGATCTGTCTGCACAGCATCGCCCGCGTTCCTTCGTAACGCTGGTTCTTCTGCGTCGCAACTACGTTTCCAATGACCCTTGCGATAAGCATTTCAGACCTAACGGACTTCCCAAACTTCCGGGACTTTCGAGACTTCCTAGACTTTCAAGACTTCCTAGACTTTCAAGACTTCCTAGACTTTCAAGACTTCCCGTACTTATTCAAAACGTGTGCGTCCGAATCGATGATCCCGACGATGGTGCAGTCGGTCGGCGTTTCGTCGCGTTTGAATGGGAACGACGCCTCTTTTCCGCGACACCAAAAGACGAGCTCGCCGACGCCCGCACCGACCGCATCCAAAGCTATCGTCGGATTGCCTCTTGGCTTCAGATCGGCGTCAAGCGTCTGCACGATCAGGAACTTGCGCCCGTGCAGCGATTCGTTCTTTACCGTTGAAACGACGTTTCCGATGACGCGTGCGATCTGCATAAAAGTCGGGACGGTCTTGGAAGTCTTGTCAGTCTAGGAAGTTCGGGTCCGTCGGAGAGATCCTCCCAGACTTCCCGGACCTCCTAGACGTCCTAGACTTTAAAATCGATCTCATCTATCACGCCGATAATTGCGGAATCGACGGGGCAATCCTTATTGCCCTCTGCCAAACGGGCGGACGAACCGCCTACGACAATAACTTTTTCGTGAAATCCGGCACCGACGGTATCGACCGCAACGACATAGCCGCTCTGGTCCGTGCCGTCGAGGTTGATCGGCTTTACGATGAGCAATTTCTTGCCCTTCAGCCGTTCGTCCTTTTGCGTTGAGACAACGGTGCCTAAAATGCGTGCGATGATCATTGATCCGTAAATCGTGAATCGTGAATTGTAAATCGCGAAGAAGGCTCTTTCTATTTACGATTTACCGTTTACGATCTACTACTTCCTGACTACCGGCAGCGTTTCGTCAACGCTGGAATGCGGACGCGGGATCACGTGGACGCTGACCAGTTCGCCGACCCTGCGAGCCGCGGCTGCTCCGGCGTCGGTCGCTGCCTTAACGGCTGCAACGTCGCCTCGGACGATCGCGGTCACAAAACCGGCACCGATCTTTTCGTAACTGACAAGCTGGACGTTCGCCGCTTTGACCATTGCGTCAGCCGCTTCGATCATTGCCACGAGGCCTTTT
This sequence is a window from Acidobacteriota bacterium. Protein-coding genes within it:
- a CDS encoding EutN/CcmL family microcompartment protein; translated protein: MIIARILGTVVSTQKDERLKGKKLLIVKPINLDGTDQSGYVVAVDTVGAGFHEKVIVVGGSSARLAEGNKDCPVDSAIIGVIDEIDFKV
- a CDS encoding EutN/CcmL family microcompartment protein; this translates as MQIARVIGNVVSTVKNESLHGRKFLIVQTLDADLKPRGNPTIALDAVGAGVGELVFWCRGKEASFPFKRDETPTDCTIVGIIDSDAHVLNKYGKS
- the eutM gene encoding ethanolamine utilization microcompartment protein EutM, producing MQEALGMVETKGLVAMIEAADAMVKAANVQLVSYEKIGAGFVTAIVRGDVAAVKAATDAGAAAARRVGELVSVHVIPRPHSSVDETLPVVRK
- a CDS encoding EutN/CcmL family microcompartment protein, whose product is MLIARVIGNVVATQKNQRYEGTRAMLCRQITPEGEDMDYTCIALDSVNAGEGDIVIIAQEGWSASTAATGRPGAAIDSAIVGVVDKIELL